A stretch of Rhizobium sp. TH2 DNA encodes these proteins:
- a CDS encoding ABC transporter ATP-binding protein produces MNAIEVYGLVKRFGDKTVVDNVSMTVATGEIAGFLGPNGSGKTTTIRIMCGLLTPDAGSGNVLGFDLLKDSLRIKREVGYMTQKFSFYEDLSIEENLMFVARLYGLKPAKEHVDRTLEDLGLATRRDQLAGKLSGGWKQRLALAACIMHNPKLLLLDEPTAGVDPKARREFWDEIHRLAARGLTVLVSTHYMDEAERCHRIHYISYGKLLASGTVPEVVANAGLSTFVIEGEGLNTLADELEGKPGVDQVAAFGTALHVVGKDHQALEATLAPYREKAEFKVTPGETSLEDVFIQFMAGSRDNMG; encoded by the coding sequence ATGAACGCCATCGAGGTGTATGGGCTGGTCAAGCGCTTCGGTGACAAGACGGTTGTCGACAACGTCTCCATGACAGTCGCGACCGGGGAGATCGCCGGCTTCCTCGGTCCCAACGGCTCGGGCAAAACGACGACCATCCGCATCATGTGCGGGCTGCTGACGCCGGATGCCGGGTCGGGAAATGTTCTCGGCTTCGATCTCCTGAAGGATAGCCTCCGGATCAAGCGCGAAGTCGGCTACATGACGCAGAAGTTCTCCTTCTACGAAGATCTCTCGATCGAGGAGAACCTGATGTTCGTCGCCCGGCTCTACGGGCTGAAGCCGGCGAAGGAGCATGTCGACCGGACGCTCGAAGACCTGGGGCTCGCGACACGCAGGGACCAGCTTGCCGGCAAGCTTTCCGGCGGCTGGAAGCAGAGGTTGGCACTCGCCGCCTGCATCATGCACAATCCGAAATTGCTTCTGCTCGATGAGCCTACAGCCGGCGTCGATCCGAAGGCGCGGCGCGAGTTCTGGGATGAAATTCACCGGCTTGCCGCACGCGGCCTCACCGTGCTGGTCTCGACGCATTACATGGATGAAGCCGAGCGCTGCCACCGCATCCACTACATTTCCTACGGCAAGCTGCTGGCAAGCGGCACGGTGCCCGAGGTCGTGGCCAATGCGGGCCTTAGCACATTCGTCATCGAGGGGGAGGGGCTCAACACGCTCGCCGATGAACTCGAGGGCAAGCCGGGCGTCGATCAGGTTGCCGCGTTCGGCACGGCGCTGCATGTCGTGGGCAAGGACCACCAGGCGCTGGAAGCAACGCTCGCGCCCTATCGCGAGAAGGCGGAGTTCAAGGTCACACCGGGCGAGACAAGCCTTGAAGACGTGTTCATCCAGTTCATGGCCGGCTCAAGGGATAATATGGGATGA
- a CDS encoding HlyD family efflux transporter periplasmic adaptor subunit: MMDLICGLPLIAGLFASCAPAPPLATGYVEGEYVLLAPVEVGRIEALSKKRGDRVTKGETLVQMEGADADIAVHEAQAALEHAQAQLANLKEGKRREEIDVIEASLQSARAQAAEAKRVFDRETALAKRGINAKADLDQASTGLLQADAKVSEMTANLSVAKLAARPMEIDAADALVKQAEAKLADAKWRLEHRRLTVPENGVVEDVVRRVGEVAGPSQPVLSILPDGAVKVRLYAAEQYVSSLKLGTSLEIRCDGCAPGLKAQITYISNSPEFTPPVIYSLENRQKLVYLIEARPESEQSVLKPGLIVDAVLGK, from the coding sequence ATGATGGACCTGATTTGCGGATTGCCCCTGATCGCGGGCCTGTTTGCTTCCTGCGCGCCGGCGCCACCGCTGGCCACCGGCTATGTCGAGGGCGAATATGTGCTGCTGGCACCCGTCGAGGTCGGCCGTATCGAGGCATTGTCCAAGAAGCGCGGCGACCGCGTGACGAAGGGAGAGACCCTCGTCCAGATGGAGGGCGCGGATGCCGATATCGCAGTCCATGAGGCGCAGGCGGCGCTCGAACACGCCCAGGCCCAATTGGCAAATCTGAAAGAGGGCAAGAGGCGCGAGGAAATTGACGTGATCGAAGCGTCGCTACAGTCGGCCCGCGCCCAGGCCGCGGAAGCCAAGCGGGTCTTCGACCGTGAGACGGCTCTTGCCAAGCGGGGGATCAATGCCAAGGCCGATCTCGACCAAGCTTCGACTGGGTTGCTGCAGGCGGATGCGAAAGTCAGCGAGATGACCGCCAATCTTTCGGTGGCAAAGCTGGCGGCACGCCCGATGGAGATCGACGCGGCGGATGCGCTGGTCAAACAGGCCGAGGCCAAGCTTGCCGACGCGAAATGGCGGCTCGAACACAGGCGCCTGACCGTTCCCGAAAATGGCGTGGTCGAGGATGTCGTACGGCGAGTCGGCGAAGTGGCGGGGCCATCGCAGCCCGTGCTGTCGATCCTGCCCGACGGCGCGGTAAAGGTCCGGCTCTATGCGGCCGAGCAATATGTCTCGTCGCTCAAGCTCGGCACCTCGCTGGAAATCCGTTGTGACGGTTGCGCACCGGGGCTGAAGGCACAAATCACCTATATCTCGAACAGTCCCGAATTCACGCCGCCGGTCATCTATTCGCTCGAAAACCGGCAGAAGCTCGTCTACCTCATCGAGGCGCGGCCGGAGAGCGAGCAAAGCGTGCTGAAGCCCGGCCTGATCGTCGATGCGGTGCTCGGCAAATGA
- a CDS encoding CerR family C-terminal domain-containing protein — translation MDKPVSGADVTRIALIEAAIRLFGERGYDAVSTREIADLAAANIGSIAYHFGGKPGLRLTCAQHVIGNISATVGPAFLKPLPPLRPDEALDMIERMMKVFCNFWLVNPNSAVFVNFILRELLVKGEVSELFYCNWMKPMHKRFCELFGIATGRDPESHEVKIAVFSFIGQVFHFRVGQPLIMRRLDWDELGDREADHVVEGLVKNTRAIVLAYRSFP, via the coding sequence ATGGACAAGCCAGTATCCGGTGCCGATGTCACACGCATTGCCCTGATCGAAGCCGCCATCCGGCTTTTCGGCGAGCGCGGCTATGACGCCGTCTCGACCCGGGAGATCGCCGACCTGGCGGCCGCCAATATCGGATCGATCGCTTATCATTTCGGCGGCAAGCCGGGGCTCAGGTTGACCTGCGCTCAGCATGTGATCGGCAACATCTCCGCCACGGTGGGACCGGCCTTCCTCAAGCCGCTGCCGCCGCTCAGGCCGGATGAAGCGCTCGACATGATCGAGCGGATGATGAAGGTGTTCTGCAATTTCTGGCTGGTTAATCCCAACAGCGCGGTCTTCGTGAACTTCATCCTGCGCGAACTGCTGGTCAAGGGCGAGGTCTCGGAACTGTTCTACTGCAACTGGATGAAGCCGATGCATAAGCGGTTCTGCGAGCTTTTCGGCATCGCGACCGGCCGCGATCCGGAATCGCACGAGGTCAAGATCGCGGTGTTCTCCTTCATCGGCCAGGTCTTTCATTTCCGGGTCGGGCAGCCACTGATCATGCGGCGTCTGGATTGGGACGAACTCGGCGACAGGGAGGCCGACCACGTGGTCGAGGGACTGGTCAAGAATACACGCGCCATCGTTCTGGCCTACCGGAGTTTCCCATGA
- a CDS encoding M48 family metallopeptidase — translation MTTLTMKNTLLALAATASLAFAAPVFAAGGGSDGDSSGGGDANKCPAGQVYDNATKKCVKKSSQLNDNQIYLFARQYAYAGKYDEALDMLKRAKNQNDPRILNYYGYTNRKLGNVDVAMTYYSKAIALDGNYLLARSYMGQGLVLQGDIEGARVQLVEIRDRGGKDTYAYKALYEALKTGSTY, via the coding sequence ATGACCACCTTGACGATGAAGAACACCCTGCTGGCACTCGCGGCCACCGCCTCGCTGGCATTTGCCGCACCCGTCTTCGCCGCCGGCGGCGGCAGCGATGGCGATAGCAGCGGCGGCGGCGACGCCAACAAATGCCCTGCAGGCCAGGTCTATGACAACGCGACGAAGAAATGCGTAAAGAAATCGAGCCAGCTCAATGACAACCAGATCTATCTGTTTGCGCGTCAGTACGCCTATGCCGGAAAGTACGATGAGGCGCTCGATATGCTCAAGCGCGCCAAGAACCAGAACGATCCGCGCATCCTGAACTATTACGGCTACACCAACCGCAAGCTGGGCAATGTCGATGTCGCCATGACCTATTACAGCAAGGCCATCGCGCTCGACGGCAATTACCTCCTCGCACGCTCCTATATGGGCCAGGGCCTGGTGCTTCAGGGCGACATCGAAGGCGCGCGCGTGCAGCTCGTCGAGATCCGCGATCGCGGCGGCAAGGACACCTACGCCTACAAGGCGCTCTACGAAGCGCTGAAGACCGGCAGCACCTACTGA
- a CDS encoding RNA polymerase sigma factor yields MNSQGKADQISRELVTLLPKLRRFSMTLTRNASDADDLVQEACERAITRSHLWNGEGRLESWIYAMTRNLWVDEIRKRKVRTGGGTVDAAEQDELIVEANAEKAIYAGQLHQMILSMPEGLSSVFLLVNVEGHSYREAADILGIPIGTVMSRLSTARLRLAAMVNGTQEARA; encoded by the coding sequence ATGAATAGCCAAGGCAAGGCAGATCAAATTAGCCGTGAACTGGTGACTTTGCTGCCAAAGCTGAGACGCTTTTCCATGACACTCACGCGGAATGCATCGGATGCAGACGATCTGGTGCAGGAAGCTTGCGAACGGGCCATCACCAGGAGCCACCTTTGGAACGGGGAAGGACGACTGGAAAGCTGGATCTACGCCATGACGAGGAATTTGTGGGTTGACGAAATAAGGAAGCGGAAAGTGCGTACCGGCGGCGGTACGGTCGATGCGGCGGAGCAGGACGAGTTGATCGTCGAAGCCAATGCCGAGAAAGCCATTTATGCCGGCCAGTTGCACCAGATGATCCTGTCCATGCCGGAGGGCTTGTCCTCCGTATTTCTCCTCGTCAATGTCGAAGGGCACTCCTACAGGGAAGCCGCCGACATCCTTGGCATTCCGATTGGCACCGTGATGAGCAGGCTTTCGACCGCGCGTTTGAGGTTGGCCGCCATGGTCAACGGCACACAGGAAGCGAGGGCATGA
- a CDS encoding anti-sigma factor, with product MSMENFKELPLEVRLSAFIDGQVGEEDARELEALIASNDDARGVYETLKMGSDFGNKAFEEMLHDPVPLDLVRKIKAIEAKPAPVRQAANNNVASFMRFIPQAIAASVMLLFAGAYAGYYVAENRVPGDLPELVSETSNIEAPGGEVKTRGMGNLTFELPAPEADSEIKPVSTRSITKADVALAEVASAHKVYAADTVHADEVPAAQESELVGYLEAVTSVKFAVPDLSAEGYKLRGGKFVEVVGQPTGALFYEDGAGKSVAVYFMKNENISGAAPAQDGFTVIGGQKDATSYFIAAADEALAKKLEGNVRSVF from the coding sequence ATGAGCATGGAGAATTTCAAGGAACTTCCTTTGGAAGTCAGGCTGTCTGCCTTTATCGACGGGCAGGTCGGCGAAGAAGATGCACGCGAGCTCGAAGCGCTGATCGCTTCGAATGATGATGCGCGTGGCGTCTACGAAACATTGAAGATGGGTTCGGATTTCGGCAACAAGGCATTCGAAGAAATGCTGCATGACCCGGTGCCGCTCGACCTCGTCCGCAAGATCAAGGCCATCGAGGCCAAGCCGGCGCCCGTGCGCCAGGCAGCGAATAACAACGTCGCGTCCTTCATGCGGTTCATTCCGCAGGCGATCGCCGCATCCGTGATGCTGCTCTTCGCCGGTGCCTATGCCGGCTACTATGTGGCCGAGAACCGCGTTCCCGGCGATCTTCCGGAACTGGTATCCGAGACATCGAATATCGAAGCGCCCGGCGGCGAAGTCAAAACCCGCGGCATGGGCAACCTGACCTTCGAACTCCCAGCTCCCGAAGCCGATAGCGAGATAAAGCCGGTTTCGACGCGCAGCATTACCAAGGCCGATGTCGCACTGGCGGAAGTCGCGAGCGCCCACAAGGTCTATGCGGCCGACACGGTCCATGCCGACGAGGTTCCTGCGGCGCAGGAAAGCGAGCTGGTCGGTTACCTCGAAGCGGTCACGTCGGTGAAATTCGCCGTGCCGGATCTGTCGGCGGAGGGCTACAAGCTGCGTGGCGGCAAGTTCGTCGAAGTCGTGGGCCAGCCCACCGGCGCGCTCTTCTATGAAGACGGCGCGGGCAAATCCGTGGCGGTCTACTTCATGAAGAACGAGAACATCTCTGGCGCGGCACCCGCACAGGACGGCTTCACGGTGATCGGCGGCCAGAAGGATGCGACGAGCTACTTCATCGCGGCAGCCGACGAGGCGCTCGCCAAGAAGCTCGAGGGCAATGTCCGCTCCGTCTTCTAA
- a CDS encoding CYTH domain-containing protein yields the protein MPKEIERKFLVAEDTWRDQAGRGQAFRQAIIFSKNNRSIRIRTINDEEARLTLKIGIDDMARHEFEYDVPIEDARELLDLAKGGRITKTRYKVEHQGHVWEIDVYEGDLKGLVVAEVELESEDEKAALPSWLGREVTKDKRFSNQALAEGSLGKDWRDGI from the coding sequence ATGCCGAAGGAAATCGAACGGAAGTTCCTCGTCGCCGAGGATACCTGGCGCGATCAGGCCGGCCGGGGCCAGGCCTTCCGCCAGGCGATTATCTTTTCCAAGAACAACCGCTCGATCCGCATCCGCACGATAAATGACGAAGAGGCCCGGCTGACGCTGAAGATCGGTATCGACGACATGGCGCGCCACGAGTTCGAATACGACGTGCCTATCGAAGATGCCAGGGAACTGCTCGACCTCGCCAAGGGCGGGCGTATCACCAAGACCCGCTACAAAGTCGAGCATCAAGGACATGTCTGGGAGATCGACGTCTATGAAGGCGACCTCAAGGGCCTCGTGGTCGCCGAGGTCGAACTCGAAAGCGAAGATGAAAAAGCCGCCCTGCCCTCCTGGCTCGGGCGCGAAGTGACTAAGGACAAGCGTTTTTCCAATCAGGCGCTCGCCGAAGGCAGCCTGGGAAAGGACTGGCGCGATGGAATATGA
- a CDS encoding CHAD domain-containing protein yields the protein MEYDIDFSESLESQVRRIARHRLEDAASLLDDMPDGPDDAIHGARKHIKQCRALYRLVAESAKEFQQAENQRLGDIARELSHLRDAAALMDVTQYLKHEINSKSNAMLMDRLAKRLERRHRRLTGESTEASEILHNASRDLRQAASDVDRLGLPNGPRKGADCVVTGWEEVGKKARRAIALAASGDHEEAFHDLRKRSQDRWMHAALIRDLWPTAMVSIQRQAKGLSDLLGHMQDLSVLDEAITTAPDLVQDNVENEAVRDAIRTQQAKLREESLDQAGDLFRKSKPRDGKVIGRLIRKCAGE from the coding sequence ATGGAATATGACATCGACTTCAGCGAATCCTTGGAAAGCCAGGTCCGCCGCATTGCGCGCCACAGGCTGGAAGACGCCGCATCGCTTCTCGACGACATGCCCGATGGCCCCGACGACGCGATCCACGGCGCCCGCAAGCACATCAAGCAGTGCCGCGCGCTTTATCGTTTAGTCGCCGAATCCGCGAAGGAATTCCAGCAGGCTGAGAACCAGCGGCTCGGCGATATCGCCCGCGAACTTTCACACCTTCGCGACGCCGCTGCGCTGATGGACGTCACCCAGTATCTCAAGCACGAGATCAACTCGAAATCCAACGCCATGCTGATGGACCGGCTCGCCAAGCGCCTCGAACGCCGCCACCGGCGCTTGACGGGAGAGTCCACTGAGGCGTCAGAGATATTGCATAATGCATCGCGCGACCTCAGACAGGCTGCATCGGATGTCGATCGGCTCGGCCTGCCCAACGGCCCGCGCAAGGGCGCAGACTGCGTGGTGACTGGTTGGGAAGAGGTCGGCAAGAAGGCCCGGCGTGCCATCGCGCTGGCAGCGTCGGGGGATCACGAGGAAGCCTTCCATGACCTGAGGAAACGGAGCCAGGACCGCTGGATGCACGCGGCCCTGATCCGCGATCTCTGGCCTACCGCGATGGTCTCCATACAGCGCCAGGCCAAGGGCCTCTCGGATCTGCTGGGCCACATGCAGGACCTCTCCGTGCTCGACGAAGCCATCACGACCGCGCCGGACCTCGTGCAGGACAATGTGGAAAACGAGGCTGTGCGAGACGCAATCCGCACCCAGCAGGCAAAACTCCGCGAGGAGAGCCTCGATCAGGCCGGCGATCTGTTCCGCAAATCCAAGCCGCGCGACGGCAAGGTCATCGGCCGCCTCATTCGCAAGTGCGCCGGGGAATAA
- a CDS encoding DUF6065 family protein, protein MLDRIIDTILQRGPPRAPAGEREDGPLVSFLCEPEDFGVIAEPAPARTMLPDWFRHLPAIDNSVLSATNNGLTIKRCMPFLDAMTLGFVLPLAASVRLEIDDGGRKVDGGWEFDKVMVSNHGSYQVKGHPFGDRPPMKFHNYWTIKTPPGWSCLFVPPLNRPPLPVEVLAGVVDTDSYASLIHFPFFATGADGVHTLAKGTPLVQVIPFRREIYESETGSRQSPSTISQLEVRPETQKEENEKVKILRNTKSVDGWYRKYSRDNRKS, encoded by the coding sequence ATGCTCGACAGGATCATCGACACTATTCTTCAGCGTGGTCCCCCGCGCGCCCCGGCCGGCGAGAGAGAAGACGGCCCGCTGGTCAGTTTCCTCTGCGAGCCGGAGGATTTCGGCGTCATCGCCGAGCCGGCTCCCGCCCGCACCATGCTGCCGGATTGGTTCAGGCACTTGCCTGCAATCGACAACAGCGTCTTGTCTGCCACCAACAATGGCCTGACGATCAAGCGCTGCATGCCCTTTCTCGATGCGATGACGCTGGGCTTCGTCCTGCCGCTCGCCGCTTCAGTTCGGCTGGAGATAGACGACGGCGGCCGCAAGGTCGATGGCGGCTGGGAATTCGACAAGGTGATGGTCTCCAACCATGGCTCTTATCAAGTCAAGGGACACCCGTTCGGTGACAGGCCGCCGATGAAATTCCACAATTACTGGACGATCAAGACCCCGCCCGGCTGGAGCTGCCTGTTCGTGCCGCCCCTGAACCGGCCGCCCCTGCCCGTCGAGGTGCTGGCGGGCGTGGTGGATACGGATAGCTACGCATCGCTCATCCACTTTCCGTTCTTCGCGACAGGTGCCGATGGCGTCCACACCTTGGCCAAGGGCACCCCGCTGGTGCAGGTCATCCCTTTCAGGCGCGAGATCTACGAGAGCGAGACAGGTTCCCGCCAGTCGCCATCGACGATCAGCCAGTTAGAAGTACGGCCGGAAACGCAGAAAGAAGAAAATGAGAAAGTTAAAATACTGCGGAATACGAAATCCGTTGACGGATGGTATCGAAAATATTCCAGAGATAATCGGAAATCTTAA
- the leuA gene encoding 2-isopropylmalate synthase, with translation MIIKTHSVNNGMPDAAIKYQPYPQIGLKDRTWPGNVIATPPVWCSVDLRDGNQALIDPMGHDRKERMFKLLLDMGFKEIEIGFPSASQTDFDFARWCVEEGGVPEDVSLQVLVQCRPELITRTFEALQGAHRPIVHFYNSTSELQRRVVFAKDVPGIKQIAVDAAKIITDMAEKAGGGFRFEYSPESFTGTELDVALEICNAVIAEMRPTPDNKLIINLPSTVEMATPNVYADQIEWMCRNLDNRENLVISLHPHNDRGTAIAATELALMAGADRVEGTLFGNGERTGNVDIVTLALNLYTQGVDPKLDCSNIERMKDVYEYSNQMKIGERHPYVGELVYTAFSGSHQDAINKGMKALKVANKPLWEVPYLPIDPQDVGRTYEAIIRINSQSGKGGIAYIMQEDYGINLPRNLQVEFRNDIQRITDEEGKEMPSKAIHARFIERYVDQPNGRFKFIDHHTYPDVGHKGVRVLAAEITDKGETKRIEGKGTGPIDGFVNAMSIYLGVDISVEDYSEHSLQHGSNAAAIAYVEMNTPKGKLFGAGINTNIVAASLEAIVSAINRMLEERG, from the coding sequence ATGATTATCAAGACCCACTCCGTAAACAACGGCATGCCCGATGCCGCGATCAAATACCAACCCTATCCGCAGATCGGCCTGAAGGACCGGACCTGGCCTGGAAATGTCATCGCGACGCCGCCGGTCTGGTGCTCGGTCGACCTGCGCGACGGCAACCAGGCGCTCATCGACCCGATGGGGCACGACCGCAAGGAGCGCATGTTCAAGCTGTTGCTCGACATGGGCTTCAAGGAAATCGAGATCGGCTTTCCCTCCGCCTCGCAGACCGATTTCGACTTCGCGCGCTGGTGCGTCGAAGAAGGCGGCGTACCGGAGGATGTGTCGTTGCAGGTGCTGGTGCAGTGCCGGCCGGAACTGATCACCCGCACATTCGAGGCCTTGCAGGGCGCACACCGGCCGATCGTGCATTTCTACAATTCGACCTCGGAATTGCAGCGCCGCGTGGTGTTTGCCAAGGACGTGCCCGGCATCAAGCAGATCGCCGTCGATGCCGCCAAGATAATCACCGACATGGCCGAGAAGGCCGGCGGCGGCTTCCGCTTCGAATATTCGCCGGAGAGTTTTACGGGCACCGAACTGGACGTCGCGCTGGAGATCTGCAACGCGGTGATCGCCGAAATGCGGCCGACGCCGGACAACAAGCTGATCATCAACCTGCCATCGACCGTCGAAATGGCGACGCCCAACGTCTATGCCGACCAGATCGAATGGATGTGCCGCAATCTCGACAATCGCGAGAACCTGGTGATCTCGCTGCATCCGCATAACGACCGTGGCACGGCGATCGCCGCGACTGAACTGGCTTTGATGGCCGGCGCCGATCGCGTCGAGGGTACGTTGTTCGGCAATGGCGAGCGCACCGGCAATGTCGATATCGTGACGCTGGCGCTGAACCTCTACACCCAGGGCGTCGATCCCAAGCTGGACTGCTCCAACATCGAGCGGATGAAGGACGTCTACGAATATTCCAACCAGATGAAGATCGGCGAACGGCATCCTTACGTCGGCGAGTTGGTCTACACGGCCTTCTCGGGTTCGCACCAGGATGCGATCAACAAGGGCATGAAGGCTCTGAAGGTGGCGAACAAGCCGCTCTGGGAAGTGCCTTACCTGCCGATCGATCCGCAGGATGTCGGCCGCACCTATGAGGCGATCATCCGCATCAATTCGCAGTCGGGCAAGGGCGGCATCGCCTATATCATGCAGGAGGATTACGGCATCAACCTGCCGCGCAACCTGCAGGTCGAGTTCCGCAACGATATCCAGCGCATCACCGACGAGGAGGGCAAGGAAATGCCCTCCAAGGCGATCCATGCGCGCTTCATCGAACGCTATGTCGACCAACCGAATGGCCGCTTCAAGTTCATCGATCACCACACCTATCCGGATGTCGGGCACAAGGGCGTGCGAGTTCTCGCCGCCGAAATAACCGACAAGGGCGAGACCAAGCGGATCGAAGGCAAGGGCACGGGCCCGATCGACGGCTTCGTGAACGCGATGTCGATCTATCTTGGGGTGGATATTTCGGTCGAGGATTATTCGGAGCATTCGCTACAGCATGGCTCGAACGCAGCGGCCATCGCCTATGTCGAGATGAACACGCCGAAGGGCAAGCTTTTCGGCGCCGGCATCAATACCAATATCGTGGCGGCGTCGCTTGAAGCCATCGTCTCGGCGATCAACCGGATGCTCGAAGAGCGTGGCTGA
- a CDS encoding benzoate/H(+) symporter BenE family transporter, with protein sequence MFKDLSMQSLVMGVLTAFVGFASSFAVVLQGLKGMGASDAQAASGLMALSIAMGLCGILLSLKTKMPISIAWSTPGAAFLATSGSLEGGFAVAVGAFLVTAVLIVAAGLFKPLNRAVSSIPAPLANAMLAGVLIGLCFAPVKAVAFNPWFGLPIVVAYFIGGAINRLAAIPLALVAFVFVIAFGVDIPDGAFANVGRAIWPSPELVVPQFSREAVMSIALPLFIITMAGQNIPGITVLRVNGYEPAPGPLFTTTGIFSLLAAPFGGHAVNLAAITAAMCAGEDAHRDPARRYTAAVINGICQVILGLAAGAVTAFVALSPAILIEAVGGLALIGAFSGSAMAAFKEPETREAAAVTFLVTASGIAFAGVSGAFWGLLAGGVVMAFAAMAKKFRGRA encoded by the coding sequence ATGTTCAAAGACCTTTCGATGCAGAGCCTCGTCATGGGCGTGCTCACCGCATTTGTCGGCTTCGCGTCATCCTTCGCGGTCGTCCTGCAGGGGCTGAAAGGCATGGGCGCCAGCGATGCCCAGGCGGCCTCGGGGCTGATGGCGTTGTCGATCGCGATGGGGCTTTGCGGCATCCTGCTCAGCCTGAAGACGAAGATGCCCATTTCCATCGCCTGGTCGACGCCGGGCGCGGCCTTTCTCGCGACTTCGGGTTCGCTGGAAGGCGGGTTCGCGGTTGCGGTCGGCGCCTTTCTCGTCACTGCTGTGCTGATCGTCGCGGCCGGGCTTTTCAAGCCGTTGAACCGGGCGGTATCGTCGATTCCCGCTCCGCTCGCCAATGCGATGCTGGCGGGCGTGCTGATCGGGCTTTGCTTCGCACCGGTCAAGGCGGTTGCCTTCAATCCCTGGTTCGGGTTGCCGATCGTAGTCGCCTATTTCATCGGCGGCGCGATCAACCGTCTTGCCGCGATTCCCCTGGCTCTTGTGGCTTTCGTGTTTGTCATCGCCTTCGGAGTCGATATCCCCGACGGCGCGTTCGCCAATGTCGGTCGCGCGATCTGGCCGTCGCCGGAACTGGTGGTGCCGCAGTTCAGCCGGGAAGCGGTCATGTCGATCGCGCTGCCGCTCTTCATCATCACCATGGCCGGGCAGAACATTCCCGGCATCACGGTGCTACGGGTCAATGGCTACGAGCCGGCGCCGGGACCGCTGTTTACGACAACCGGCATCTTCTCGCTTCTCGCGGCGCCGTTCGGCGGGCATGCGGTCAATCTTGCTGCGATCACGGCCGCCATGTGTGCCGGCGAGGACGCCCATCGCGACCCGGCGCGACGCTACACGGCAGCGGTTATCAACGGCATCTGCCAAGTGATCCTCGGCCTCGCCGCGGGTGCGGTGACGGCCTTTGTGGCGCTGTCGCCGGCGATCCTGATCGAGGCGGTCGGCGGGCTTGCGCTGATCGGCGCCTTCTCGGGGTCGGCCATGGCGGCGTTCAAGGAACCGGAGACGCGCGAGGCTGCGGCGGTGACATTCCTCGTCACCGCTTCGGGCATTGCTTTTGCCGGCGTGTCGGGTGCGTTCTGGGGATTGCTGGCAGGCGGCGTCGTGATGGCGTTTGCAGCTATGGCCAAGAAATTTCGCGGGCGGGCGTGA
- a CDS encoding alpha/beta hydrolase, translating into MLSSEGFQAGACRRGNPVSIAGLRAWFAACLFALSLMPLNAHATDVPLTLDGGISATLNMPDATQPVPAVLLLHGFGSSKDEVGGMYARVATALAQKGIASLRIDFAGFGKSDGDTGSTTIDAQLDQAKAALAVLKGTKGVDPNRVGVLGFSLGGGVALLVASGQPMDVKSLVTWSSVGDFQADMLGALGQKAFDRAKEDGIVGLDLGFRTIALKQSFFDSLSAFKLDDAIATYPGPYLTITGSKDFSAQYSDRFVGLAKNPTKEAMVIPDGDHIFGVLGTDQTMADSVITKTAEWFAATL; encoded by the coding sequence ATGCTAAGTTCAGAGGGCTTCCAGGCCGGCGCGTGCCGTCGGGGAAACCCGGTATCCATCGCAGGCCTCAGGGCCTGGTTCGCCGCCTGCCTTTTCGCGCTTTCCCTCATGCCTCTCAATGCCCATGCCACGGATGTTCCCTTGACGCTCGATGGCGGAATTTCGGCAACGCTCAACATGCCGGATGCTACGCAGCCGGTGCCGGCGGTGCTGCTGCTGCACGGGTTCGGAAGCTCGAAGGACGAGGTCGGCGGCATGTATGCGCGCGTCGCCACGGCGCTGGCGCAGAAGGGCATTGCATCGCTCCGCATCGATTTCGCCGGCTTCGGCAAGAGCGACGGTGACACGGGCTCGACCACGATCGATGCGCAGCTCGATCAGGCGAAGGCCGCCCTTGCCGTGCTCAAGGGCACCAAGGGCGTCGATCCCAACCGAGTGGGCGTGCTCGGTTTCAGCCTTGGCGGCGGCGTCGCGCTGCTCGTCGCGTCGGGTCAGCCGATGGATGTGAAATCGCTCGTGACATGGTCGTCCGTCGGCGATTTCCAGGCCGATATGCTGGGTGCGCTGGGCCAGAAGGCGTTCGATCGCGCCAAGGAAGATGGAATCGTCGGTCTCGATCTCGGCTTCCGCACCATCGCCCTGAAACAGAGCTTCTTCGACAGCCTCTCGGCCTTCAAGCTCGACGACGCCATCGCGACCTATCCCGGCCCCTATCTGACGATCACGGGCTCCAAGGATTTCTCGGCGCAGTATTCCGATCGTTTCGTCGGTCTCGCCAAGAACCCGACCAAGGAAGCGATGGTCATCCCTGATGGCGACCACATCTTCGGCGTGCTTGGCACCGACCAGACCATGGCCGACAGCGTGATCACCAAGACGGCCGAGTGGTTCGCAGCCACGCTTTGA